In Silene latifolia isolate original U9 population chromosome 3, ASM4854445v1, whole genome shotgun sequence, a single window of DNA contains:
- the LOC141647069 gene encoding persulfide dioxygenase ETHE1 homolog, mitochondrial isoform X2, giving the protein MLKFQLLIPRISVLSPNKVYNFSIKHPSSLITGIKSSSINSKMGYHTTPSHASKYLFRQLFEKDSSTYTYLLADVSHPDKPALLIDPVDKTVDRDLSLIQELGLNLIYAMNTHVHADHVTGTGLLKTKAPGVKSVISRASNAKADLLVESGDKIYVGDLSLEVRPTPGHTAGCVTYVTGDGPDQPQPRMAFTGDALLIRGCGRTDFQGGDSAQLYKSVHSEIFTLPKETLIYPAHDYKGFTVSTVGEEMQYNPRLTKDEETFKSIMENLKLAYPKMIDVAVPANMVCGLQDLLEKAV; this is encoded by the exons ATGCTGAAGTTTCAATTACTAATTCCAAGAATTTCTGTATTATCACCCAATAAAGTTTACAACTTTTCCATCAAACATCCCTCATCTTTGATCACAGGAATTAAATCATCATCAATTAATTCAAAAATGGGGTATCATACGACACCGTCTCATGCATCAAAGTACTTGTTTAGACAGCTTTTTGAGAAGGATTCTTCTACTTATACTTACCTTCTTGCTGATGTTTCTCACCCTGATAAACCTGCTTTG CTGATAGACCCAGTGGACAAGACAGTCGACAGGGATCTTTCCCTCATTCAAGAGCTTGGGCTGAATCTTATATATGCTATGAACACTCATGTACATGCTGATCATGTCACCGGAACAGGACTTCTCAAG ACCAAAGCCCCTGGTGTAAAATCTGTCATTTCCAGAGCAAGCAATGCAAAAGCTGATCTTCTGGTGGAATCCGGTGACAAAATTTATGTTGGTGACCTTTCTCTAGAG GTTCGTCCCACTCCTGGCCACACTGCTGGGTGTGTGACATATGTTACAGGAGATGGGCCAGATCAACCACAACCAAGGATGGCATTTACAGGGGATGCTCTTCTCATACGTGGGTGTGGGCGAACAGATTTTCAG GGTGGAGATTCAGCACAGCTATATAAATCGGTGCATTCAGAA ATATTTACCTTGCCAAAGGAGACATTGATATATCCCGCACATGATTACAAGGGTTTTACGGTTAGTACTGTTGGTGAGGAGATGCAATATAATCCTCGCTTGACTAAAGATGAG GAAACTTTCAAGAGCATCATGGAAA ACCTAAAACTGGCATACCCGAAGATGATAGACGTAGCAGTTCCAGCAAACATGGTCTGTGGCTTGCAAGATCTTCTTGAAAAAGCCGTGTGA
- the LOC141647069 gene encoding persulfide dioxygenase ETHE1 homolog, mitochondrial isoform X1, protein MLKFQLLIPRISVLSPNKVYNFSIKHPSSLITGIKSSSINSKMGYHTTPSHASKYLFRQLFEKDSSTYTYLLADVSHPDKPALLIDPVDKTVDRDLSLIQELGLNLIYAMNTHVHADHVTGTGLLKTKAPGVKSVISRASNAKADLLVESGDKIYVGDLSLEVRPTPGHTAGCVTYVTGDGPDQPQPRMAFTGDALLIRGCGRTDFQGGDSAQLYKSVHSEIFTLPKETLIYPAHDYKGFTVSTVGEEMQYNPRLTKDEETFKSIMENLKLAYPKMIDVAVPANMVCGLQDLLEKAV, encoded by the exons ATGCTGAAGTTTCAATTACTAATTCCAAGAATTTCTGTATTATCACCCAATAAAGTTTACAACTTTTCCATCAAACATCCCTCATCTTTGATCACAGGAATTAAATCATCATCAATTAATTCAAAAATGGGGTATCATACGACACCGTCTCATGCATCAAAGTACTTGTTTAGACAGCTTTTTGAGAAGGATTCTTCTACTTATACTTACCTTCTTGCTGATGTTTCTCACCCTGATAAACCTGCTTTG CTGATAGACCCAGTGGACAAGACAGTCGACAGGGATCTTTCCCTCATTCAAGAGCTTGGGCTGAATCTTATATATGCTATGAACACTCATGTACATGCTGATCATGTCACCGGAACAGGACTTCTCAAG ACCAAAGCCCCTGGTGTAAAATCTGTCATTTCCAGAGCAAGCAATGCAAAAGCTGATCTTCTGGTGGAATCCGGTGACAAAATTTATGTTGGTGACCTTTCTCTAGAG GTTCGTCCCACTCCTGGCCACACTGCTGGGTGTGTGACATATGTTACAGGAGATGGGCCAGATCAACCACAACCAAGGATGGCATTTACAGGGGATGCTCTTCTCATACGTGGGTGTGGGCGAACAGATTTTCAG GGTGGAGATTCAGCACAGCTATATAAATCGGTGCATTCAGAA ATATTTACCTTGCCAAAGGAGACATTGATATATCCCGCACATGATTACAAGGGTTTTACGGTTAGTACTGTTGGTGAGGAGATGCAATATAATCCTCGCTTGACTAAAGATGAG GAAACTTTCAAGAGCATCATGGAAA ACCTAAAACTGGCATACCCGAAGATGATAGACGTAGCAGTTCCAGCAAACATGGTCTGTGGCTTGCAAGATCTTCTTGAAAAA
- the LOC141647069 gene encoding persulfide dioxygenase ETHE1 homolog, mitochondrial isoform X3 — translation MLKFQLLIPRISVLSPNKVYNFSIKHPSSLITGIKSSSINSKMGYHTTPSHASKYLFRQLFEKDSSTYTYLLADVSHPDKPALLIDPVDKTVDRDLSLIQELGLNLIYAMNTHVHADHVTGTGLLKTKAPGVKSVISRASNAKADLLVESGDKIYVGDLSLEVRPTPGHTAGCVTYVTGDGPDQPQPRMAFTGDALLIRGCGRTDFQGGDSAQLYKSVHSEIFTLPKETLIYPAHDYKGFTVSTVGEEMQYNPRLTKDEVIFGYGRPKTGIPEDDRRSSSSKHGLWLARSS, via the exons ATGCTGAAGTTTCAATTACTAATTCCAAGAATTTCTGTATTATCACCCAATAAAGTTTACAACTTTTCCATCAAACATCCCTCATCTTTGATCACAGGAATTAAATCATCATCAATTAATTCAAAAATGGGGTATCATACGACACCGTCTCATGCATCAAAGTACTTGTTTAGACAGCTTTTTGAGAAGGATTCTTCTACTTATACTTACCTTCTTGCTGATGTTTCTCACCCTGATAAACCTGCTTTG CTGATAGACCCAGTGGACAAGACAGTCGACAGGGATCTTTCCCTCATTCAAGAGCTTGGGCTGAATCTTATATATGCTATGAACACTCATGTACATGCTGATCATGTCACCGGAACAGGACTTCTCAAG ACCAAAGCCCCTGGTGTAAAATCTGTCATTTCCAGAGCAAGCAATGCAAAAGCTGATCTTCTGGTGGAATCCGGTGACAAAATTTATGTTGGTGACCTTTCTCTAGAG GTTCGTCCCACTCCTGGCCACACTGCTGGGTGTGTGACATATGTTACAGGAGATGGGCCAGATCAACCACAACCAAGGATGGCATTTACAGGGGATGCTCTTCTCATACGTGGGTGTGGGCGAACAGATTTTCAG GGTGGAGATTCAGCACAGCTATATAAATCGGTGCATTCAGAA ATATTTACCTTGCCAAAGGAGACATTGATATATCCCGCACATGATTACAAGGGTTTTACGGTTAGTACTGTTGGTGAGGAGATGCAATATAATCCTCGCTTGACTAAAGATGAGGTAAT TTTTGGTTATGGCAGACCTAAAACTGGCATACCCGAAGATGATAGACGTAGCAGTTCCAGCAAACATGGTCTGTGGCTTGCAAGATCTTCTTGA